TATTATCCACCATGTCGCTGAGCGCGGGAATGACGACGGTCGTACTGCTTGAACTGTGTGTCGAATTTTTCGCTCTTGTTCTCGTGATAGCGCTGATCATCGGTGGCATCGATTATTTCTGGCAACATCAGGAGCATTTGCGAAAGAACCGTATGTCCCACAAGGATCTGATCGACGAAATCAAACAGAATGAAGGCGATCCCCATATGAAGGGTCAGAGGCGTCAGAAAGGCTATGCCATCGCCATGAACCAAATGCTTGGCGACGTCCCCGATGCTGACGTGGTCGTGGTCAACCCGACCCATTACGCCGTGGCTCTTAAATGGTCACGGATGCCGGGTGCTGCACCGATTTGTGTCGCGAAAGGCGTTGATGAAATTGCAGCACGGATTCGCGAGGCGGCCAGCGAAAACGGCGTGCCGATTCATAGCGACCCGCCAACAGCACGCGTGCTTTATGCCACGGTCAACATTGGCGACGAGATTCCACCCGACCACTACCAAGCCGTTGCCGCCGCAATTCGCTTTGCAGAGAAGATGCGCAGCCGGGCGCGCGGCATGTTCGGCACCAAGGCATGAACCAACAATTGTCTCAATTGGCTGAATTGGCTGCCCTGCGACATGATGCAGCGATGGCCGCTCTGACACAGCACAATCGCGCCATCCAAACCCTAGAGCTTCACATTTCAGATCTGCGCCAACGCCTTCACGCTAATCCAGAGACCGGACCAGGTGACGCTTTCCCAATTGCGTTGATCAGCGGGCATTATGGCACTTGGCAACGCTGGCTTGAACGGGAACTGACCAAGCTGAACTCTGACCTCGCACGGGCACGGGCAGAACGTGACAGTTATGTCCAGAACGCGGCTCAAACGTTCGGCCGAAAATCTGCAACCGAAGCCTTGGTGCGCGACGAAAAGCAAGCGATGCGGTTAAAAGCGCAGAAGCGGTTTGAACAGACTGCTTCGCGGGGCATACCGGGCAAGAATCCTCTTTTCTTTTGACGACCAGCAGTCTATAGGCACGGCTTCAACCGCGGGACTTACACCCTTGGAGGAATCCCGCATCAACAAACTGGAGAATTTCCATGGCAAAACAGATTCCTGATCTTGAGGCCACGGTACGGACGGGGACAGGCAAGGGGGCCGCTCGTCAAGCTCGCCGCGAAGGCTTGGTACCGGGTATCGTGTATGGCAGCAGCGAAGATCCGCTGCCGATCAACATCCCCTTCAACGACCTGCTGAAAAAGCTGAAAGCTGGTCGTTTCCTTTCGACACTTTGGAACCTGAAGGTCGATGGGCATGATGATGTCCGCGTTATCTGCCGGAACGTGCAGCGTGACGTTGTGAAAGACCTGCCGACCCATCTTGACCTGATGCGTCTGCACCGCAACACGCGGATCAGCCTTTTTATTCACGTTGAGTTCACCAACGAAGAAGAAGCACCAGGCCTGAAAAAAGGCGGCGTTCTGACCGTTGTGCGCCCGGAAGTCGAACTGAACGTTCTGGCGGGTGAAATTCCTGAGCAGATCGTTGTTGACCTGTCCGGTCGTGAAGTTGGTGACGTGATCCACATTTCAGACGTCGACCTGCCGAAAGGCGCGAAAGTCACTGTTGACCGTGACTTTGTGATCGCCAACATCTCTGCTCCAAGCTCACTACGCTCAGCAGATGATGAAGAGAGCGAGACCGAAGAGGTCGCAGCCGACGAAGTCGAAGCAACCGAAATGAAGTCGGAAGAGTAAGTCAGTCCACATGGACGGCGACAAAGCGGGTCCTGCGGGGCCCGCTTTTTTGTTTCGGCCGATCTAGTTGTCATTCCACCAGACGCTGAAACACCACCAGATTCCCGCGCGAGCCCCATGGCATATAGGCAAAGCCTGCTTTCGACATGTCATCGAACAGATCGCGGATGCCGACAGGCTGATAGATTTGCGGATGGATTTCCATGATCACCAATTGCACCATATCGGGCCAGTTCTGCCGGGCAAGGTTCCGCTCGGCGCCTTCGACATCCATAATCACCAGGTTCGGCTCGAATGCCTGAAACAAATCACTAAGCCTGAGCGCGGGCACTTGAACTCGTTGGACAACCCCTTTTCGCGTCCCCGCCGCAAGGGCGGACGACCAGAAAGCGGGTTTGATGTCAAAATCAACACTGTCCTGCAAGAAGTCATCAGGCACAACGGCCCCATGCAACACGCGAACCTCTTCGACCTGATTCAGTCCAAGGTTTCTTCCTATGGCGTCCACCATATCGGCGTTGGCTTCAACTGTTGCGACATTCGCCGCCCCGGCAATCCGGGCGGCTTGTATTGCGATGAAACCTGCCCCACCCCCCAGATCGAGCACCCGATCACCTTTCTTCAGGTGACGTTTCAGGCCGTTGACCTCTTTCCATTCATAAAGTTCATTCTGCAACTGCTGTTCCAGATTGTCGTTCAGGCAGTGATGAGGAATTTCAAGGTCGATTCCGTCTATCGAATACCGGGGCAAAGGGATCTCCGATCGCGATACGTTGGGGTGATTGCAACCCGTGTGTGTGATCTTTAGTTTGGCAGTGCCACAACTTGTTCGCCACGCGGGCAAAATGTCCAGCAGGAAAGGTCAGAGATGAAAATGTTTGTGGGGCTTGGAAACCCCGGCCCAAAATACGCGGGCAACCGCCACAATATAGGCTTTATGGCGCTGGATGGCATTGCGCAAGATCATGGATTTGCCCCGTGGCGCGGCAAATTTCAGGGCGCGTTGGCTGAAGGGCGGTTGGGCCGCGAGAAGGTGCTTTTGCTGAAGCCCGAGACCTATATGAACCTGTCCGGGCAATCCGTGGGTGAGGCGATGCGGTTCTACAAGTTAACCCCCGACGACATCATCGTTTTCCATGACGAGCTTGATCTGGCGCCCGGTAAGGTGCGTGTGAAAAAGGGGGGCGGTCATGCGGGACACAACGGTCTGCGGTCGCTTCATGCACATATCGGGCCGGACTATACCCGTGTGCGTATGGGCATCGGGCATCCGGGAAACAAGAATGCGGTGTCATCCTATGTTCTGCGCGATTTTTCCAAGGCGGATGAGGGCTGGTTGGATGACGTGCTGCGCGGCTGTGCCGACGGGGCGGTCGACCTTGCGGAAGGGGACAGCGGCAAGTTCATGAATGCCATCGGTCGTCGGGTCAATCCGCCACGCTCATCTACCTCGCAACCAAAACCAGACGCAAAATCAGACCCCGAGCCTGCGTCATCACCCGAGCCAAAGGCAGACGCCAAACCAGAGGAAACCCGCAGCCCACTACAGCGGCTGATGGACAAATTTTCATGAGTTTTCGCGACGCTTTGCGGCATCAGGCGGGCAGCAACAGACATCTTGATTCCCCCTTCACCGCCCGCGTTCTTGACCTGATTGCTGACAGCATCCAGCCCGGCACGCCATTGACCGACCGCATGTTCAATTGGCCTGGCGACATTGGACCAAGGGGGCATTCGGTTCCTCTCCGCCTGCTTGCTGGGCTGCATGCGCTGGTTCTGACAGGCGTCTGCCCTGCATTGAAAGCGGTTTATCCACCAAACCCGTCACGAGACGACGCCATGCTTTTGGCCGCGATCCAGACAGGGCTGCGCGATCATGCACAAGTGTTGGACCAATGGCTCGACAATCCACCGCAAACCAACGAAGTGCGCCGTGCCGCTGTTCTGATTGCTGCCGGACATTGGCTGGCCGCGCGTTATAAGTTGCCTATCCGCCTGTATGAACTGGGAGCCAGCGCCGGACTGAACCTCATGTGGGATCGGTTCGCATTATCCCTGTCTGATGGCCAGTTTGGCCCACCTGCCCCTGTGATCACTCTGACACCCAGCTGGCGAGGTGATCTGCCAACGGGGCACACACCGACCATCCTATCTCGGCGTGGCGTCGATCTGATGCCAATGGATGCAAGTGACCCCACCGATGCCCTGCGCCTGATCTCGTATCTTTGGGCGGATCAGCCTGAGCGTTTGTCGCGGACGCGTGCGGTGATTGATGTTTTGGACGCGCAAGTGGATGCGGGCGACGCAGCCTGTTGGCTTGAAAGACAGCTAGAGCACGTGGCACCCGATCATCTAACGCTGGTTTATCACACGATCGCTTGGCAATACTTCCCGCCCGAGACTCAGACGCAATGTCGTCAAGCCATCGAAACTGCCGCACAACGTGGCCCAATTGCACATTTTTCCATGGAGGCGGACGTGCATCTGGACAAAGGGGCGTGCCTTAAGTTGACCCTGTGGCCAGAGGGTCAGAAGTTGACGTTTGGTCGTGCTGATTTTCATGGACGTTGGGTCGATTGGACGGCACCCTGACGAAAATTTCCAGGGGGGCACATGCACATCATATTCAAACGTCTGGCGCAGGCGATTTTGGTTATCGTGGTTTTGGTCGCGATCGCTGCGGTCTGGAAACGTGAAGAGATTGGCCGGCTTCTTGCTGTAAACTCGTTGTTTACGGAAGAGAAAATTGTTCACAACTTTTCGCATATGGATCGTGCGTTCTTGACCAGAACAATCTCACGCGGGAACGCCGAGCCTGTCGCCCTGCTCGTCGGTGCACCAATATCTTTGCCTGATGGGGCCGAAGATTGGATGTCCGAACGGTCAGTCACAGCGTTGGTTGTGCTGAAGGATGGCGTTTTGCGGCACGAAAGCTATCACCTTGGTACGGGACCGGAAGATCGACGCATCAGTTGGTCGGTCGCCAAAAGCTTTCTGTCCGCGCTCACCGGGATCATAGTGGATCAGGGAGCTATTGCGTCCATCGACGATCCGGTTGAAATTTATGCACCCGATCTAAAGGGCAGCGCCTATGAAGGTGCGACGATCCGTAATGTTCTGAACATGTCGTCTGGCGTTGTGTTCAACGAGGACTATCTGGATTTCAACTCTGACATCAATCGCATGGGCCGTGTGCTTGCGCTGGGGCAGTCGATGGACGAGTTTGCCGCTGGACTGACCGAGACTTTCGCGCCGCCGGGTAAGAGATGGCAATATGTCTCAATCGACACCCACGTGATTGGTATGGTGATACGGGGCGCAACAGGGCAATCCATCCCGGACCTGCTTGAACGTCATGTGGTTCAGAAGATGGGTTTCGAGGCGGACCCTTATTACGTTACCGATGGCTACGATGTTGCATTTGTGCTGGGCGGCCTAAACCTGCCCACACGTGACTATGCGCGGTTTGGGCAGATGTATTTGCAAAATGGGCATTGGAACGGGCAACAGATCGTGTCGGCAGATTGGGTGGCAGCGTCGACTGTCCCATCCGCCCCGACGGTGGCAGGCGAACAGGGTTACGGGTTTCAGTGGTGGATGGCCCCGGACGCGCCCGAAGGCGAATATTTCGCCCGCGGCATTTATGGGCAGTATATCTTCATCGACACCGCGCGCGACGTTGTCATCGCGCTGAACAGTGCCGATCGCGGGTTCCGCGGGGACGGGGTGCACGATGCCAACATCGCCATGTTCCGCAAGATTGCCGCATCAGTGGACTGACTCCTGTCAGTTCGCGTCGCGGCCTTCCGTGTCGGACATATCAAAGCCCATATACTTGGCGACGGTATATATATCCTTGTCGCCACGACCACACATATTCATGCAGATGATGTGATCCTCGGGCAGCTCTGGCGCGATCTTCATCACATGGGCCAGTGCATGACAAGGTTCCAGCGCGGGAATGATGCCTTCAGTCTGGCAGCACAGTTGGAAAGCGTCGAGCGCTTCCTTGTCGGTGATGGCCACATATTCGGCGCGACCGATCTCGTGCAACCAACTGTGTTCCGGTCCGATGCCCGGATAGTCCAGTCCCGCCGAGATGGAATATCCGTCCAGAATTTGCCCGTCCTCGTCCTGCAACAGGAAAGTGCGGTTGCCGTGCAAGACGCCGGGGCGACCGCCGGTCAGGGATGCGCAATGTTCCATCTTGTCGTTTACGCCTTTGCCCCCAGCTTCAACGCCGATGATGCGAACGGATTTGTCATCAAGGAACGGGTAAAACAGACCGATTGCATTTGACCCTCCGCCAATGGCCGCGATCAACGTATCAGGCAGCCGACCTTCGACCGCCTGCATCTGCTCTTTGGCTTCTTTGCCAATAATCGATTGGAAGTCGCGTACCATGGCGGGATAGGGATGTGGCCCGGCCGCCGTGCCAATACAATAGAACGTGTCAGCCACATTTGTCACCCAATCGCGTAACGCATCGTTCATTGCGTCTTTCAACGTGCCCCGGCCTGAGCTTACGGGAATAACCTCGGCCCCCAGCAGGCGCATACGAAACACGTTGGGCGCTTGTCGCTGCACGTCATGGGCACCCATGTAGACGATACACTTCAGGCCAAACTTGGCGCAGACCGTCGCCGTTGCAACGCCATGTTGCCCTGCCCCGGTTTCCGCGATGATGCGGGTCTTGCCCATGCGGCGGGCCAGCAAGATCTGCCCCAACACATTGTTGATCTTGTGCGCACCAGTGTGGTTCAGCTCGTCCCGTTTCAGATAGATTTTGGCACCACCCAAATGTTTGGTCAGGCCTTCCGCAAAATAAAGCGGGCTGGGACGGCCAACATAGTGGGTCCACAGGTGCTGCATTTCGGCCCAGAAACTGTCATCCGTCTTGGCGTTTTCATACTCGGCCTCAAGGTCAAGGATCAGCGGCATCAGGGTCTCGGACACGAAGCGTCCGCCAAAATCGCCGAACCGGCCCTTTTCGTCCGGGCCGTTCATGAAGCTGTTGAAAAGGTCGTTGGGCATGAGTGTGCTTCCCTCAGTTCGCAGCGTGGGCCGCGGCGCAGAAGGCCGCGATCAGCCTGTCATCCTTGATCCCCGGCGCAGATTCAACCCCTGACGAGACATCGACCTGTTTTGCGCCGGTGAGGCGGATCGCCTCGGCGACATTGTCGGGAGTCAAGCCCCCGGCCAGCATCCAGGGACAGGGCCAGTATTTCCGCTGCACCAGACGCCAGTCGAAGGCGATGCCATTGCCGCCGGGCAGGTCTGCGCCCTTTGGCGCCTTGGCGTCGATCAGCAACTGATCAGCCACCCCGGCGTACCGCTCGATCTGTGCGACATCGTCCGGCCCGGCAATGCCGATGGCTTTCATCACCGGCAGACCATAGCGCGCCTTGACCTGGGCGACCCGTTCGGGGCTTTCAGCGCCATGCAGTTGCAACATGTCGATCACTGTTTCAGACGCGATCTGGTCAAGCAGCGCATCATCAGCATTCACTGTTAACGCCACTTTCGCCACGCCGACCGGCACATCGGACATCAACTCTGCAGCGCGTTCAACAGACACATTGCGCGGGCTTTTTGGAAAAAAAACAAACCCTAAGTAACGCGCACCAGCCGCCACCGCAGCATCAACATGCTGCGGGTCGGACAACCCACAGATTTTCACATTTGCTCTCATGATATTCAGATCACTTAGTATCGTCGATCAAGGCTAACACATCGTCGCCGGTGCGTGTCTTGGGTTCGCGCAAGGTCTTAACCTCACGCGCCAACTGGTCGCGTTCTTTCCGGTGACGGGCACCTTCGGCACGTATCTTATGTTCGCGGAACCATTCCCAAACGAAGCCGATCAGAACTCCTGCTACCACACCGGCAAAAATAACGACGAACAGGGGCAAGGTCATCGACCAGCTGTATCCCAGGAATCCTGCAAGTTCCTGTGGCAGCAGATGAAGGGTGACAGTCGCCCGGTTGGCCAGTGCGACTGTGATCAGGACGACCGCAAGGGTCGCCAGAAAAGCGTAACGGATGTATCGCATGGATACCTCTTACTTGCCGTTCAAACGGTCCCGCAAAAGTTTGCCGGTCTTGAAGAACGGAACATGTTTCTCTTCAACCTCGACCGATTCGCCGGTCCGGGGATTGCGCCCGATACGAGCATCCCGCTTCTTGACCGAGAATGCGCCAAAGCCGCGCAGTTCCACCCGGTCCCCCTTGGCCATCGCCTCGATAATCTCTTCGAAGATCGTGTTTACGATGCGTTCAACGTCGCGCTGATAAAGGTGCGGGTTTTCATCCGCGATCTTCTGGATCAATTCCGACCGGATCATTCTGGTCCCCCCAATTGGCTATGTAATGGATTTTGCATCCTTATTCTGTCACAGATTATAGGAGCAAACCGCCGCGCGAGATACAAGCATTGCCATGCTGAACGGCTTTTTTTGGCAGGAAACGCGCAGTTTTTTCGGGATTTTCAGGCCGATGCCGCACCGGCAAATCACATAAGGGTCACTGTCGCAGAATTGTTGCAGCGCAGCATAACCCGTTGATTCGAAGCAAAACAGCCCCACGCTTGGCACGGGGCTGTTCTAATTTCTTTAGGACTGGACTTAGTTGTCCTGCTTCAGAGCGGCGCCAAGAATGTCGCCCAGAGATGCACCTGAATCCGAGGAACCATACTGTGCGACGGCTTCTTTTTCTTCGGCAATCTCGCGGGCTTTGATCGACAGTCCCAGACGGCGCGATTTGCTGTCCACGTTGGTCACGCGAACGTCCAGCTTGTCTCCAACCTGGAAACGCTCGGGACGTTGTTCAGCACGGTCACGCGACAGGTCCGAGCGACGGATGAAGGATTTCATGCCTTCATATTCCACTTCGATGCCGCCATCTTCGATCGAGGTCACTTCAACAGTGATGATCGAACCACGCTTCACGCCACCAATGGCGTCTGCGAAGGGATCACCGTCCAGGGCTTTGATCGACAGCGAGATACGCTCTTTGTCCGTGTCCACTTCCGAGACAACAGCTTTGACGATGTCGCCCTTCTTGAAGTTCTGGATCGCGTCTTCGCCACGTTCGTCCCACGAGATGTCGGACAGGTGAACCATGCCGTCGATTTCGCCGTCGAGGCCAATGAACAGGCCGAATTCGGTGATGTTCTTGACTTCGCCTTCGACCTCGGTGCCCTCGGGGTGTGTTTCTGCAAACACTTCCCACGGGTTGCGCATGGTCTGCTTGAGACCAAGCGACACGCGGCGCTTGGCGCTGTCGATTTCCAGAACCATGACTTCGACTTCCTGGCTTGTCGAAACGATCTTGCCGGGGTGAACGTTCTTCTTCGTCCACGACATTTCCGACACGTGCACCAGACCTTCAACGCCCGGCTCCAGTTCAACAAACGCACCGTAATCGGTGATGTTGGTCACGCGGCCAGTGTGTGTGCTTTCCAGTGGGTATTTGCCAGCAACCAGATCCCATGGATCATCTTGCAGCTGTTTCATACCAAGCGAGATGCGGTGGGTCTCTTTGTTGATCTTGATGACCTGAACCTTGATGGTTTCGCCGATCGTCAGGATTTCCGAAGGATGGTTCACGCGGCGCCATGCCATGTCAGTGACGTGCAACAGGCCGTCAACACCGCCAAGGTCAACGAACGCACCGTATTCGGTGATGTTCTTGACGACGCCGTCAACTGCTTGGCCTTCGGTCAGGTTGCCGATGACTTCAGCACGCTGTTCAGCACGCGATTCTTCCAGAATTGCACGACGCGATACAACGATGTTACCACGGCGGCGGTCCATCTTCAGGATCTGGAAGGGTTGTTTCAGACCCATCAGGGGCCCTGCGTCGCGCACGGGGCGCACGTCAACTTGCGAGCCGGGAAGGAACGCAACCGCGCCGCCCAGATCGACAGTGAAGCCGCCTTTGACGCGGCCGAAGATGGCACCTTCGACACGTGCATCGTCGGCATATGCTTTTTCCAGACGGTCCCATGCTTCTTCGCGGCGAGCCATTTCGCGCGAGATGACAGCTTCGCCACGTGCGTTTTCGGCAGAACGAAGGAAGACTTCTACTTCGTCACCAACTGCGATTTCAGGGGCTTCGCCGGGGTTAGCGAATTCTTTGACATCAACGCGGCCTTCCATCTTGTAGCCTACGTCGATGATGGCTTGGCCGGCCTCGATGGCGATGACCTTGCCTTTGACAACCGAACCCTCTTCGGGGGTGTCCATTTCGAAGCTTTCGTTCAGGAGGGCTTCGAATTCCTCCATAGTTGCTTTAGCGCACATATGCGTTTTGTTCCTTTTCAAGTACTATTCGGGCCGTGCGGTTGGCTCCGCAGGTCTTGGATTTTCCAATTTGGTCAACAGGTTAGCCGCAAAACAAAGAGGGCCGGTAGCTCCGACCCTGCTCGTATCCCTGCTATCGCGGTGTTTTCACCTTATCGACAGGGGCGGGAAATACGGGGATTCTGCCAATAAAGCAAGGGGGATTGCGGATATCCCCCTTGTTTCACAAAGAGTTCCCAAATGCGAGATCAGTCGATCCGGCGCAGGAAGCGTTCGTCTGGCTTGCGGACTTTTTTCATCGGCAACAACCAGTCGCCAGTTTCGTCACGATATCCAAGCGGCAGCAAGACAACCGACCGCAATCCTTGTTGGCGCAGACCAAGGATTTGGTCCACTTTTTCAGGATCGAACCCTTCCATCGGGGTGCTGTCCACTTCAAGCTCGGCAGCGGCGGCCAGCGCAAAGCCTAGCGCGATGTAAGCCTGACGCGCGGCATGTTCGAAATTGGTTTGCGCCGCACGCGGCAAATAGGTGGCTTTGAGCTTCTTGTAATACTGGCTCAGCATTGGATTTTCACCGCCGCGCTCTTCGGCCATCTGGGTTGTCACCGCATCAATGCGGTCTTCGGTGTAGTTATCCCATGCCGCAAACACCAACAGATGCGAGCCCTCGGTGATCTGCGCCTGATCCCAAGCAACTGGGCGGATTTTCTGACGAATCTCGTCATTGGTGATAACGAGCACTTCAAAAGGCTGAGTTCCCGACGACGTTGGCGCAAGGCGGATGGCATCCAGAATCTTATTCAGCTTGTCTTCCGGAACCTTTTTCGCAGGATCCATCTTCTTGGTGGCATAGCGCCAATTCAGTTTGTCGAGCATATCTTACCTGTCATTCCTTGGCCGGAACCATTCCGGCAAACAAGACAGCTATGATTGCTTGACGCGCACGACAACCGGTTAAGACGCAAGTCGGCTATGTACTATCGACATGCCTTAATTGCTGAAACCGCTTTGGCCACGGCGACCTCGATCGGCAGGTCAGATGTGTCGATGACCACTGCGTTTTCAGCTGGCTTCAAAGGAGCTTCGGAGCGTTCGCTGTCGCGTTTATCGCGCGCGATCACGTCCTCCAAAACGTCTTCTCGGGTGACCTCAATGCCCTTTTCCGAAAGCTCAAGATATCTGCGTTCGGCACGGATTTCGGCGCTTGCAGTCACGAACAGCTTCACATCAGCGTCAGGACAAATCACTGTTCCAATGTCGCGCCCGTC
This DNA window, taken from Aliiroseovarius sp. F47248L, encodes the following:
- a CDS encoding flagellar type III secretion system protein FlhB, translating into MSGTDDDDSKQHAPTQKKLDDARRRGEVARSADLNTATSYLALLIIAASLGTASLKGMGELLAGILARSEQIADGVFRGGAPFSASLLVGLGQPLAPWFLAPAIAVLLLSIATRTFIVAPEKLQPKLNRLSLVSNAKNKFGRSGLFEFAKNFVKLSIYTLVLGVFIWVKLPEILSTMSLSAGMTTVVLLELCVEFFALVLVIALIIGGIDYFWQHQEHLRKNRMSHKDLIDEIKQNEGDPHMKGQRRQKGYAIAMNQMLGDVPDADVVVVNPTHYAVALKWSRMPGAAPICVAKGVDEIAARIREAASENGVPIHSDPPTARVLYATVNIGDEIPPDHYQAVAAAIRFAEKMRSRARGMFGTKA
- a CDS encoding 50S ribosomal protein L25/general stress protein Ctc, whose protein sequence is MAKQIPDLEATVRTGTGKGAARQARREGLVPGIVYGSSEDPLPINIPFNDLLKKLKAGRFLSTLWNLKVDGHDDVRVICRNVQRDVVKDLPTHLDLMRLHRNTRISLFIHVEFTNEEEAPGLKKGGVLTVVRPEVELNVLAGEIPEQIVVDLSGREVGDVIHISDVDLPKGAKVTVDRDFVIANISAPSSLRSADDEESETEEVAADEVEATEMKSEE
- a CDS encoding FkbM family methyltransferase; the protein is MPRYSIDGIDLEIPHHCLNDNLEQQLQNELYEWKEVNGLKRHLKKGDRVLDLGGGAGFIAIQAARIAGAANVATVEANADMVDAIGRNLGLNQVEEVRVLHGAVVPDDFLQDSVDFDIKPAFWSSALAAGTRKGVVQRVQVPALRLSDLFQAFEPNLVIMDVEGAERNLARQNWPDMVQLVIMEIHPQIYQPVGIRDLFDDMSKAGFAYMPWGSRGNLVVFQRLVE
- the pth gene encoding aminoacyl-tRNA hydrolase is translated as MKMFVGLGNPGPKYAGNRHNIGFMALDGIAQDHGFAPWRGKFQGALAEGRLGREKVLLLKPETYMNLSGQSVGEAMRFYKLTPDDIIVFHDELDLAPGKVRVKKGGGHAGHNGLRSLHAHIGPDYTRVRMGIGHPGNKNAVSSYVLRDFSKADEGWLDDVLRGCADGAVDLAEGDSGKFMNAIGRRVNPPRSSTSQPKPDAKSDPEPASSPEPKADAKPEETRSPLQRLMDKFS
- a CDS encoding DUF2332 domain-containing protein yields the protein MSFRDALRHQAGSNRHLDSPFTARVLDLIADSIQPGTPLTDRMFNWPGDIGPRGHSVPLRLLAGLHALVLTGVCPALKAVYPPNPSRDDAMLLAAIQTGLRDHAQVLDQWLDNPPQTNEVRRAAVLIAAGHWLAARYKLPIRLYELGASAGLNLMWDRFALSLSDGQFGPPAPVITLTPSWRGDLPTGHTPTILSRRGVDLMPMDASDPTDALRLISYLWADQPERLSRTRAVIDVLDAQVDAGDAACWLERQLEHVAPDHLTLVYHTIAWQYFPPETQTQCRQAIETAAQRGPIAHFSMEADVHLDKGACLKLTLWPEGQKLTFGRADFHGRWVDWTAP
- a CDS encoding serine hydrolase translates to MHIIFKRLAQAILVIVVLVAIAAVWKREEIGRLLAVNSLFTEEKIVHNFSHMDRAFLTRTISRGNAEPVALLVGAPISLPDGAEDWMSERSVTALVVLKDGVLRHESYHLGTGPEDRRISWSVAKSFLSALTGIIVDQGAIASIDDPVEIYAPDLKGSAYEGATIRNVLNMSSGVVFNEDYLDFNSDINRMGRVLALGQSMDEFAAGLTETFAPPGKRWQYVSIDTHVIGMVIRGATGQSIPDLLERHVVQKMGFEADPYYVTDGYDVAFVLGGLNLPTRDYARFGQMYLQNGHWNGQQIVSADWVAASTVPSAPTVAGEQGYGFQWWMAPDAPEGEYFARGIYGQYIFIDTARDVVIALNSADRGFRGDGVHDANIAMFRKIAASVD
- the trpB gene encoding tryptophan synthase subunit beta, whose translation is MPNDLFNSFMNGPDEKGRFGDFGGRFVSETLMPLILDLEAEYENAKTDDSFWAEMQHLWTHYVGRPSPLYFAEGLTKHLGGAKIYLKRDELNHTGAHKINNVLGQILLARRMGKTRIIAETGAGQHGVATATVCAKFGLKCIVYMGAHDVQRQAPNVFRMRLLGAEVIPVSSGRGTLKDAMNDALRDWVTNVADTFYCIGTAAGPHPYPAMVRDFQSIIGKEAKEQMQAVEGRLPDTLIAAIGGGSNAIGLFYPFLDDKSVRIIGVEAGGKGVNDKMEHCASLTGGRPGVLHGNRTFLLQDEDGQILDGYSISAGLDYPGIGPEHSWLHEIGRAEYVAITDKEALDAFQLCCQTEGIIPALEPCHALAHVMKIAPELPEDHIICMNMCGRGDKDIYTVAKYMGFDMSDTEGRDAN
- a CDS encoding phosphoribosylanthranilate isomerase, which produces MRANVKICGLSDPQHVDAAVAAGARYLGFVFFPKSPRNVSVERAAELMSDVPVGVAKVALTVNADDALLDQIASETVIDMLQLHGAESPERVAQVKARYGLPVMKAIGIAGPDDVAQIERYAGVADQLLIDAKAPKGADLPGGNGIAFDWRLVQRKYWPCPWMLAGGLTPDNVAEAIRLTGAKQVDVSSGVESAPGIKDDRLIAAFCAAAHAAN
- a CDS encoding LapA family protein, which produces MRYIRYAFLATLAVVLITVALANRATVTLHLLPQELAGFLGYSWSMTLPLFVVIFAGVVAGVLIGFVWEWFREHKIRAEGARHRKERDQLAREVKTLREPKTRTGDDVLALIDDTK
- the ihfB gene encoding integration host factor subunit beta, giving the protein MIRSELIQKIADENPHLYQRDVERIVNTIFEEIIEAMAKGDRVELRGFGAFSVKKRDARIGRNPRTGESVEVEEKHVPFFKTGKLLRDRLNGK
- the rpsA gene encoding 30S ribosomal protein S1; this encodes MCAKATMEEFEALLNESFEMDTPEEGSVVKGKVIAIEAGQAIIDVGYKMEGRVDVKEFANPGEAPEIAVGDEVEVFLRSAENARGEAVISREMARREEAWDRLEKAYADDARVEGAIFGRVKGGFTVDLGGAVAFLPGSQVDVRPVRDAGPLMGLKQPFQILKMDRRRGNIVVSRRAILEESRAEQRAEVIGNLTEGQAVDGVVKNITEYGAFVDLGGVDGLLHVTDMAWRRVNHPSEILTIGETIKVQVIKINKETHRISLGMKQLQDDPWDLVAGKYPLESTHTGRVTNITDYGAFVELEPGVEGLVHVSEMSWTKKNVHPGKIVSTSQEVEVMVLEIDSAKRRVSLGLKQTMRNPWEVFAETHPEGTEVEGEVKNITEFGLFIGLDGEIDGMVHLSDISWDERGEDAIQNFKKGDIVKAVVSEVDTDKERISLSIKALDGDPFADAIGGVKRGSIITVEVTSIEDGGIEVEYEGMKSFIRRSDLSRDRAEQRPERFQVGDKLDVRVTNVDSKSRRLGLSIKAREIAEEKEAVAQYGSSDSGASLGDILGAALKQDN
- a CDS encoding NAD(P)H-dependent oxidoreductase, producing MLDKLNWRYATKKMDPAKKVPEDKLNKILDAIRLAPTSSGTQPFEVLVITNDEIRQKIRPVAWDQAQITEGSHLLVFAAWDNYTEDRIDAVTTQMAEERGGENPMLSQYYKKLKATYLPRAAQTNFEHAARQAYIALGFALAAAAELEVDSTPMEGFDPEKVDQILGLRQQGLRSVVLLPLGYRDETGDWLLPMKKVRKPDERFLRRID